In the genome of Amia ocellicauda isolate fAmiCal2 chromosome 3, fAmiCal2.hap1, whole genome shotgun sequence, one region contains:
- the LOC136737900 gene encoding protein SPMIP1 has translation MRELLTTQNQNCYRELIEKEAYTRLAWKIKYGKDYPINFITRKKKEAPIPKLPLRKTVLPPVVPARKAPEEGEREKSAGPGLRPTGESPLVMRPVTPQIRGTLYQGFSKEGKGRCLYLQARNQKNPEQKFGHPLLSSWEYGWRLGDFDKEIKSPINGRSGIVKNTFYARNGVFNFPSPTDHLG, from the exons ATGAGGGAACTGCTGACCACACAGAACCAGAACTGCTACCGGGAGCTGATAGAGAAGGAAGCCTACACCCGGCTGGCATGGAAAATCAAGTACGGGAAAGACTATCCGATCAACTTCATCACTAGGAAGAAGAAAGAAGCCCCAATTCCTAAACTCCCACTCAGGAAGACTGTGCTGCCACCTGTAGTCCCAGCTCGGAAGGCTCcggaagagggggagagggagaaatcTGCAGGTCCGGGATTACGGCCCACCGGAGAGTCTCCACTGGTGATGAGGCCTGTAACCCCCCAGATCAGAGGAACTCTGTACCAGGGCTTCTCCAAGGAAGGCAAAGGGAGATGCCTCTATCTTCAGGCCCGGAATCAGAAAAACCCAGAGCAGAAGTTCGGCCACCCACTCCTGTCATCCTGGGAGTACGGCTGGAGACTAG GTGATTTTGACAAAGAAATCAAATCTCCAATCAATGGAAGGTCCGGAATAGTAAAGAACACTTTCTACGCCAGAAATGGAGTTTTTAACTTCCCTTCACCGACTGATCATTTGGGATAA